The following DNA comes from bacterium.
TTCCGGAGACTACCCGTCGACCTTGCTCATCATACATTTCCTTGACCTCAAAGAGCTTCTCTTCCAGTCCCTTTGATAGAAACCCGATGGTATATCCCAACTCTATGGTATTTCTCAGGGCAATCAGACCTCTGCCACTCCTTACGGACTGAATAACTCCAATCAGTTCATGACTCATACGGTAAACCTTTTCATCATGGTTATATCCATTGTCTGGCTGGTGGCCCAAAAACATTCCTGTGGTATATCCCCTGTTTGAGATCATCGACAGCTCCTTTAACCAGGTTTTATCCACCATATATGTTCCATTTCCAAGGCTGTCTATAGCTTCTCTATACACCTTGACAGCACCAGCAACATAATTGATCCCCTTCATCCTGCCTTCGATCTTGAAACTGTTTATCCCTGCCTCTGATAGCTTATCAAGGTATTCGATCATAGAAAGGTCTCTTGAGCTCAATATAAATGTGCCCCGGTCATTCTCGTATACAGGAAAGAACTTCCCCTTTCGTGTTTCCTCCATTAGCGTATAGTTCCATCTGCATGAATTAGTACACTCGCCCTTGTTTGCAGATCTGTTTGCGAGAAAACTACTGATGTAGCATCTGCCTGAGTATGAGATACAT
Coding sequences within:
- a CDS encoding U32 family peptidase, translating into MNIPELVAPAGNMEKLKIALHYGADAVFLGLSQFGLRARADNFTENELDKAIQFLHSNGKKAYVTLNIIPHNRDISAIREHLSFCNKARPDGIIISDIGVFEMAAELCPGIPLHVSTQANITNFRVAKSWERLGAKRLVLSRELTIDEIKDIRNSVSIELECFVHGAICISYSGRCYISSFLANRSANKGECTNSCRWNYTLMEETRKGKFFPVYENDRGTFILSSRDLSMIEYLDKLSEAGINSFKIEGRMKGINYVAGAVKVYREAIDSLGNGTYMVDKTWLKELSMISNRGYTTGMFLGHQPDNGYNHDEKVYRMSHELIGVIQSVRSGRGLIALRNTIELGYTIGFLSKGLEEKLFEVKEMYDEQGRRVVSGRNDEVVTIPLPLGVRESDLVRRPIKLSR